The following are from one region of the Populus trichocarpa isolate Nisqually-1 chromosome 8, P.trichocarpa_v4.1, whole genome shotgun sequence genome:
- the LOC7494482 gene encoding uncharacterized protein LOC7494482: MNRSFRAQDSQMQMQAAVVKQRQQLRAKMMKEKEEELALFLEMKKREKEQNNLFLINNTEDFEAPFGSRHGTSPIFNISSSTPARKTGADDFLNSENDKHDYDWLLTPPGTPLFPSLEVESQKTIMSQIGTPKACPTALKSRLASPQPDPVRRGNLVSKQPASSPGLNSSGAAMRRPSSSGGPGSRPSTPTGRPTLTTGSKPSRSSTPTSRATLSSSKPTVSAAKPTVSAAKSTTSTMKSTVPARSSTPSRSTRSSTPTARPSIPPSKSTSRAATPTRRPSTPSSSPSLSAPPVKSSSLVTKSAPTVTKSAPTVARNPVPSRGSSPTVKSRPWKPSEMPGFSLDAPPNLRTTVPERPLSATRGRPGAPSARSSSVEPTPNGRPRRQSCSPSRGRGPNGIMHPSGSSVPAFSRGRSKINDNVSPVVIGTKMVDRVINMRKLAPPKQDDKHSPRFLTGKSSSPDSSGFGRTLSKKSLDMAIRHMDIRRTIPGNLRPLMTNIPASSMYSVRSGHTRSRTVSVSDSPLATSSNASSEVSVNNNGLCLDGIELEDDIGSGRGGRSPLRGR; this comes from the exons atgaatcgtAGTTTTAGGGCACAGGACTCGCAAATGCAAATGCAAGCAGCAGTGGTGAAGCAAAGACAGCAGTTAAGAGCtaaaatgatgaaagaaaaagaagaagagcttGCTTTGTTTTTAGAAATGAAGAAGCGTGAAAAAGAGcagaataatttgtttttaatcaacAATACTGAAGATTTTGAAGCGCCATTTg gaTCAAGACATGGAACTTCTCCgatatttaatatttcttcttcaACGCCAGCGAGGAAAACAGGAGCTGATGATTTTCTCAATTCCGAGAATGATAAACATGACTATGACTG GCTCCTAACTCCTCCTGGTACccctctttttccttctttggaGGTGGAATCACAAAAGACCATTATGAGTCAGATTGGTACTCCAAAGGCCTGCCCGACTGCTCTGAAATCTAGA CTAGCTAGCCCTCAGCCAGATCCTGTTCGAAGGGGCAACTTGGTATCCAAACAACCCGCTTCCTCCCCTGGGTTGAACTCTTCAGGTGCAGCAATGCGCAGGCCCTCATCATCTGGTGGTCCAGGATCTAGGCCTTCAACACCAACTGGACGCCCCACGCTGACTACAGGTTCTAAACCTTCAAGATCATCAACACCTACCTCTCGGGCCACTCTGTCCTCGTCTAAGCCCACAGTTTCCGCAGCTAAGCCAACTGTCTCTGCAGCTAAATCGACTACTTCTACAATGAAGTCCACAGTTCCTGCAAGATCCTCAACACCATCAAGGTCAACACGATCTTCAACGCCGACTGCAAGGCCCTCTATACCCCCATCTAAGTCGACATCAAGGGCTGCAACCCCAACTCGACGGCCATCCACTCCATCTAGTTCACCAAGCCTATCTGCTCCTCCTGTTAAGTCATCATCTTTAGTTACCAAGTCAGCTCCTACAGTTACCAAGTCAGCTCCCACAGTTGCTAGAAATCCTGTCCCATCACGTGGCTCTTCGCCAACAGTGAAATCTAGGCCATGGAAGCCCTCAGAGATGCCTGGTTTTTCACTTGATGCTCCTCCAAATTTAAGAACTACAGTACCTGAACGGCCACTTTCAGCTACTAGGGGTAGGCCTGGAGCACCTAGTGCTCGATCTTCCTCTGTTGAGCCTACTCCTAATGGACGTCCAAGACGACAATCATGCTCTCCATCAAGAGGACGTGGCCCCAATGGCATTATGCACCCCAGTGGGAGTTCTGTTCCTGCATTTAGTCGTGGGCGTTCTAAAATTAATGACAATGTTAGCCCTGTCGTTATTGGAACCAAAATGGTTGACAGAGTGATAAATATGCGAAAGCTGGCACCTCCCAAGCAAGATGACAAACATTCTCCTCGTTTTCTGACTGGGAAGTCTTCATCTCCAGACAGCTCAGGCTTTGGAAGAACACTCTCAAAGAAATCTTTGGATATGGCCATTAGACATATG GACATAAGGCGCACCATTCCTGGTAATTTACGGCCTTTGATGACCAATATCCCAGCATCTTCGATGTACAGTGTGAGATCAGGGCATACAAGAAGCAGAACAGTTAGTGTTTCAGACTCTCCGCTTGCCACGAGCAGTAATGCTAGTTCAGAAGTGAGTGTCAACAACAATGGTCTTTGTTTGGATGGGATTGAATTAGAAGATGATATTGGCAGTGGGAGAGGTGGGCGTTCTCCTCTACGAGGCAGGTGA
- the LOC7488013 gene encoding clathrin light chain 2, with protein MSAFAESFAQSESTRPFDDDDSYAGYNSQPFDDSFATGDDVLESQPPIYGQFSPQENGEFGGSEGRISLSPSETEAEQGLALIEWRRQNVILLEDKERREKEVLSQIIKEAEDYKVEFYKKRQFTCENNKTTNREKEKLFLVNQEKFHAEADKNYWKSIAELIPNEVPAIEKRKGKKDQDKKPAIVVIQGPKPGKPTELSRMRQILLKLKHDTPPHLKHSPAAASSTANAAKTCDATGVTTSTKANTVVTAPEPVAVA; from the exons ATGTCCGCGTTTGCCGAGTCGTTCGCACAAAGTGAGTCAACTCGTCCGTTTGACGACGACGATTCCTACGCAGGTTACAATTCACAGCCTTTCGATGATTCATTCGCCACCGGCGACGATGTTTTGGAGTCGCAGCCACCGATCTACGGCCAGTTCTCACCTCAAGAGAACGGAGAGTTTGGTGGATCGGAGGGTCGGATTTCGCTGTCACCGTCGGAGACGGAGGCTGAGCAGGGACTTGCTCTCATAGAATGGAGAAG GCAAAATGTgatactattggaggacaagGAGAGGAGGGAAAAGGAGGTATTGAGCCAAATAATCAAGGAAGCTGAAGATTACAAAGTTGAATTTTACAAGAAGAGGCAGTTCACTTGTGAGAATAATAAAACCACTAACAGGGAAAAAGAGAAG TTATTTCTGGTCAACCAAGAAAAATTCCATGCTGAGGCTGATAAGAATTATTGGAAGTCAATTGCAGAGCTCATTCCTAATGAAGTGCCAGCTATAGAGAAGAGGAAAGGGAAGAAAGATCAGGATAAGAAGCCTGCTATTGTTGTGATCCAAGGCCCAAAGCCTGGGAAACCGACTGAACTCTCAAGGATGCGGCAAATACTATTGAAATTGAAGCATGATACACCTCCTCACCTGAAGCATTCCCCAGCAGCAGCATCATCCACTGCTAATGCTGCTAAAACCTGTGATGCCACAGGAGTAACTACTTCCACCAAGGCTAATACTGTGGTGACTGCTCCTGAGCCTGTAGCTGttgcttga